The genome window CAGTCATAAACACATAGTAAATGTAGCATACGCATTAAAAACTTAACtacatctaaaaataaacatttactacATCATACAAGCAtgcagtgtgggtgtgttttagGCCAGACGCATGCACATATACTCAGTGAACCTGCTGCATAAAAAATCTTTCATGTTAAGACAAATTCATCTCCAGATCAGAATCCACTGTCTGAGGTCAGTATTGAACTGTTCGCCTCACTTGACTACTTCATAATgtaatgaagtgaaaatgaaaagaaaattagaaaaagtATGAACAGCTGTTTTTTCAAAATGCTACTTGCTGTATTTGATCATCTTATattgtttcttttgcttttgaAAAAGTTAATCAGACACTGAGATGAATTTCACATCCGGGGTCACCAATGCAACGATGGCTTTGAATCAGCGGGACACATTACTGACGGCTGTTGGCAAGAATCTGACTGTTCTTGTCCTCGGGATCACCATCAACTACATCAATGCCACAATGGTCCACACATTCAACAAGCATCAcgtgtgtgaaatgtgtatatttttctATGTGGGTTTATTACTTCAGCAAtcaaagaaggaaaggaggtgaACAATACGTATGAAGATGGAAACATCTCTCGCTTCCCtttatgttctttcttttctgtctgctgtATTAATATTAGTGggggtttcttttctttttggggctgctgttctccctcctgtcctccctcGTTGTTCCTTCGTCCACAGGCGGCAGTCAATTTGGTAATCAGGGAGGGGttgaagaggaggacgaggaaggcCGTGTTTTTCGGACtctggggcagcagcagcagcaggggaaggtttgcttttctttcttttgagaTGAGTTAACCCTTCTTTTTCCCTCTGTCCGTGATGGCAGggttttcttattttagtttgagttgGAGACCACCGGTAGTCCAGTTTGTCGTTTTGTGTTAGGCCTGTTTTTCCCTGGTTAGTGGGGAAGTGCAGGGTGTGACGGCCCACAGCGTGGCTGGCCCTGAGTttccctcttttgtttcttttggtcGGGATCTCTTTTTGGTTCATTACTTTATGGGTTaaatttgttttcctttttcttttcttccccagTGCTAATGTATCAATTAAGAatccttttctttttgcaaACTTTGAAACTGTTGTGTGGCGTACTTCATAttttgttacatgttacatCATATTAATGTTATGTACAGTCAACCTCACGCTGAAGTTATGTGAACATCATGTTATAACCAATTCATCcactcaaaaataaaatctgtcacTAAATTCAATGGCACTGTCATAGTGATTTAAGGTGATGTTGAATACCAATGTAGAGATGTACAATATAATGCAACCCCAAGTTATGTTGCTCATTTCAGATCTTTAGGATGAACCCTCGCTTCATCCTTTTCATCCACCTGGTGTTCAACGACATGATCCAGCTCACAACCAGCATTTCCCTCTTCGTCTTTACATATACCTTCCACACCATCCATGTCTACCTCTGTTGTCTTTTCATCTTGCCGGCCATCTTCACCACACAGAACACCCCTCTGAATCTGGCTTTCATGGCAGCAGAGTGTTACATTGCTGTCTGCATCCCCCTCCGCTACAACAACATATGTACAGTCAAAAGAACATATATTGTTATTGGCATAATCTGGGCATTAAGTTCACTTTCTGTACTGCCAGATGTCTTCATTCTTTTGGCCACTGAACCTCTGGAGTTCTTTCATAGCAGAGTTTATTGCTCTAGGGATAGAGTGTTTAGGAGTGCCTACAGTGTAAAGAAAAGGGATGCATCCCACATATTGTTTCTGGTCGTGGTTTGGCTCACTCTGTTCTACACTTACTTCAGAATTTTGTTTGTAGCCAAAGCTGCTGATGCAGATGCTAAAAAGGCAAGAAACACGATCCTGCTTCATGGTTTTCAGATGCTGCTGTGTATGATGGTGTACGTGCAACCTATGTTAATTCAAAGTCTTGCATACGTGTTCCCAAGAGGGTTAAGTGCCATATACtttgttatgtttattataaatCAAATCCTTCCTCGCT of Larimichthys crocea isolate SSNF unplaced genomic scaffold, L_crocea_2.0 scaffold21333, whole genome shotgun sequence contains these proteins:
- the LOC104936682 gene encoding odorant receptor 131-2, which codes for MALNQRDTLLTAVGKNLTVLVLGITINYINATMVHTFNKHHIFRMNPRFILFIHLVFNDMIQLTTSISLFVFTYTFHTIHVYLCCLFILPAIFTTQNTPLNLAFMAAECYIAVCIPLRYNNICTVKRTYIVIGIIWALSSLSVLPDVFILLATEPLEFFHSRVYCSRDRVFRSAYSVKKRDASHILFLVVVWLTLFYTYFRILFVAKAADADAKKARNTILLHGFQMLLCMMVYVQPMLIQSLAYVFPRGLSAIYFVMFIINQILPRFASPIVYGLRDKIFRKYFKKYLCTVTMNVHPKTTLKIL